Proteins co-encoded in one Arachis hypogaea cultivar Tifrunner chromosome 13, arahy.Tifrunner.gnm2.J5K5, whole genome shotgun sequence genomic window:
- the LOC140178121 gene encoding uncharacterized protein: MSSIGKTPSSNEESGWTKYFEEFFSNKNGNNDYDNDEEDHNNNNNNCYSSIMVSDAASSSAPKRLSNYNKKPHEKEFPLKMSFNNNNKNFKTPLLDDDASLQDTATSPLTTSKVLYGNQFEKPKQMEDLKVEIRFN, encoded by the exons ATGAGTTCCATTGGGAAAACCCCTTCTTCCAATGAAGAGAGTGGTTGGACTAAGTACTTTGAAGAATTCTTTAGCAACAAAAATGGTAATAATGATTATGATAATGATGAAGAGGaccacaataacaataataataattgttattcttctattatggtctctgATGCTGCTTCTTCTTCGGCTCCTAAAAGATTATCTAACTATAATAAAAAACCTCATGAAAAGGAGTTTCCTTTGAAAATgagtttcaacaacaacaacaagaatttCAAAACACCTTTGCTTGATGATGATGCTTCTTTGCAAGATACTGCAACTTCTCCTCTCACTACTTCCAAG GTTTTGTATGGAAACCAGTTTGAGAAGCCAAAACAAATGGAAGATTTAAAGGTGGAGATCAGGTTCAACTGA